The following are encoded in a window of Ricinus communis isolate WT05 ecotype wild-type chromosome 4, ASM1957865v1, whole genome shotgun sequence genomic DNA:
- the LOC8270029 gene encoding LOW QUALITY PROTEIN: heat shock cognate 70 kDa protein (The sequence of the model RefSeq protein was modified relative to this genomic sequence to represent the inferred CDS: inserted 2 bases in 2 codons; substituted 1 base at 1 genomic stop codon) — protein sequence MPSDIKLWPFKVIVGPDDKPIIVVTYKGEEKQLAAQDISSMVLIKMCDIAEAYLGLTVXTIVLAYFNDSQRQATKDPGVIAGLNVMCIINEPIAYGLDKKTSSDGEKNVLIFDLGGGTFDVSLLTIEEXFKATTGDTHLGGEDFDNRMVNHFVQEFKRKHKKDISEKPRALKRSXTACERAKRTLSITAQTTIEIDSWYEGLDSYTTITRSRFEELNMDLFKKCMEPVLELTEEEEEERNRRRQ from the exons atgCCGAGCGACATAAAGCTTTGGCCTTTTAAGGTTATTGTTGGTCCTGATGATAAACCCATTATTGTCGTTACATACAAGGGTGAAGAGAAACAATTAGCTGCTCAGGATATTTCTTCTATGGTCTTAATTAAAATGTGCGACATTGCTGAGGCTTATCTTGGATTAACAG ATACGATCGTTCTTGCTTATTTCAATGACTCTCAGCGTCAAGCGACCAAGGATCCTGGGGTTATTGCCGGCCTTAACGTTATGTGTATTATTAATGAGCCAATTGCTTATGGTCTTGATAAGAAGACAAGCAGCGACGGTGAGAAGAATGTATTAATCTTTGATTTGGGCGGTGGTACATTCGATGTCTCATTGCTTACTATCGAAG GGTTCAAGGCCACAACTGGTGATACGCATCTTGGTGGTGAGGATTTTGATAACAGAATGGTTAATCACTTTGTCCAAGagtttaagaggaagcacaaGAAGGATATCTCTGAAAAACCTAGAGCTCTTAAGCGATCGTGAACTGCATGTGAAAGGGCTAAAAGGACTCTCTCAATTACTGCTCAGACAACCATTGAGATTGATTCTTGGTACGAGGGTTTAGATTCTTATACAACCATTACCCGTTCTAGATTCGAGGAGCTTAACATGGATCTCTTCAAGAAATGCATGGAGCCTGTTCTTGAATtgacagaagaagaagaagaagaaagaaataggAGAAGACAATAA
- the LOC8270030 gene encoding pentatricopeptide repeat-containing protein At3g29230 has protein sequence MPCNFQEKISHILPKCTFQHLKQIHAFIIAASLTHNIQIFSKFLRRSTEFGSMDYSHLIFSQMGHDYFITEIMLWNIMIRGYAFNGPFERAISMFDEIPQRGLKPHNYTYPYVLNSCCEMGIYEKGKRVHCQIIKSGFESNFAVGHSLFNMYIKMPAFTDTVFADNYEMIDARKIFDNMCVRPVEVWNKMVSQYVSFGNVRSARELFEAMPERDVVSWNSMISGYVKVGEVKNARELFEWMPEKNVISWTLMIVLYGDTGDFETARRFLEKMPHRNVVSWNSMISSYTKFGKFIEALDLFVQMQSEGVIPDGYTFVSVLSACSNLGNLEYGKYIHYLIGKFSQLEVMVGTALIEMYAHCGDVNRSFAVFIKIPNKDVFCWNVMIKSLAINGRTEDAIKIFYLMQKLGLKLNDFTFTSALFACSHGGLLEEGRRIFYSMDKDYKISSKLEHFGCLIDLLSRNGKVEEALLLVNKMPMKPDIAIWGALLGGCSIRNDSNLAEKAIKRVGDLETAESGVYVLLSNIYASMGRWTEALGARGKMEKKKIRKEAGSSIVF, from the coding sequence ATGCCTTGTAACTTCCAAGAAAAGATCTCACATATATTGCCAAAATGCACATTCCAGCATCTGAAACAAATCCATGCCTTTATCATCGCAGCTTCTCTCACCCATAACATCCAAATCTTTTCTAAGTTTCTTCGCCGAAGCACCGAATTTGGCTCCATGGATTATTCACATCTCATCTTCTCCCAAATGGGTCATGATTATTTCATCACAGAAATCATGCTTTGGAATATCATGATTAGAGGGTACGCATTCAATGGTCCTTTTGAGAGAGCTATATCAATGTTCGATGAAATACCTCAGAGAGGGTTAAAACCTCATAACTACACGTACCCATATGTGTTAAATTCCTGTTGTGAAATGGGAATatatgaaaaaggaaagagagtGCATTGCCAGATTATCAAGTCTGGATTTGAATCCAATTTCGCAGTTGGTCATTCCCTTTTTAACATGTATATAAAAATGCCGGCTTTTACTGACACAGTTTTCGCTGATAATTACGAGATGATTGATGCCCGCAAGATTTTCGATAATATGTGCGTGAGGCCAGTGGAAGTATGGAACAAAATGGTATCCCAGTACGTGAGCTTTGGGAATGTCAGGTCTGCGAGAGAATTGTTTGAAGCTATGCCAGAAAGAGATGTTGTTTCTTGGAATTCTATGATCTCAGGTTATGTCAAAGTTGGAGAAGTGAAAAATGCAAGAGAATTGTTTGAGTGGATGCCGGAGAAGAACGTTATTTCATGGACTTTGATGATTGTATTATATGGAGATACAGGCGATTTTGAAACAGCAAGAAGGTTTCTAGAGAAAATGCCACACAGGAATGTGGTTTCGTGGAATTCGATGATTTCGAGCTACACTAAATTTGGAAAATTTATAGAAGCACTGGATCTTTTTGTCCAAATGCAATCAGAAGGTGTGATTCCAGATGGGTATACTTTTGTTTCTGTGTTGTCAGCTTGCTCGAACTTAGGTAATCTAGAGTATGGAAAATACATACActatttaattggaaaattttcTCAATTGGAAGTCATGGTAGGGACTGCCCTCATAGAAATGTATGCGCATTGTGGAGATGTTAATAGAAGTTTTGCTGTTTTTATCAAGATACCTAATAAGGATGTCTTTTGTTGGAATGTTATGATTAAATCTTTAGCTATCAATGGGAGAACTGAAGATGCAATCAAGATTTTCTATTTGATGCAGAAGTTGGGATTGAAGCTAAATGACTTCACATTTACTAGTGCATTATTTGCTTGTAGCCATGGCGGCTTGCTGGAAGAAGGTCGTCGAATTTTCTATAGTATGGACAAAGACTACAAGATTAGTTCTAAGCTTGAACATTTTGGTTGTTTAATCGACTTGCTTAGCCGGAATGGTAAGGTTGAAGAAGCACTGCTCCTGGTGAACAAAATGCCCATGAAACCTGATATTGCTATTTGGGGAGCTTTGCTTGGGGGTTGCAGCATAAGAAACGACTCGAATCTGGCAGAAAAGGCAATAAAGAGGGTTGGTGATTTGGAAACAGCAGAATCGGGAGTTTATGTGCTCTTGTCGAATATTTATGCCTCAATGGGTAGATGGACAGAAGCTCTAGGCGCACGAGGAAAGatggaaaagaagaagataaggAAGGAGGCGGGAAGCAGTATTGTTTTCTAG